CGAAGAATGGGCGTATTGCCTGGGGCGGGCAACGCTCAGCTACGCGCTGGAGCTGTTTCAGCGTGACCGCAGCCATTGGGCACAATGGAGCGCAGCCTGCGATGTGGTCACGGCCCGCTTCATCCAGACCATCAAGCTGGGCCGTCCGCCCGAAGGCATGGAACTGCCCGACGGACTGCCCCAGCGCGACGAGGCCCAGTGGTATGTGCAGTTCTGCGAACAAGGCATACCTTCCTGGGCGCAGGCCCTAAGCCTGGCCGGTCCCGGCCAGGGCGGCGCTCACCCCAGCCTGGCCCTGCCGGAGCAATGGCCAGAGCCCGCCTCCTCCACCAGCAAGCCGCAGCCCTACTGGCGCAGGTACGGCAACTGGCCCGAAATGTTTGCTGCGGGCCTGGCCCGCTCTGTGACCCAGTCCGTGGAAATGGCGGCGGGCGTGCGCCGCGAGTTTGGCCAGAGCCGCGCTGCCAGCAGCGCGCTGGACCTCGCACGCCACTGGTTCATGGACAGCTTTCCGCTGCTGGGCAGCATGGTCGCGGCGTTTGACATCATCGAGGACGCCAGCATCTGCGAGCGCGAGGACATCTCCGTCGCCGCCGTCGACGAGATGCTGCGCACCATCTACATCAACCCCGGCCCGCACCTGTCCGAGCTGGAGCTGCGTTTTGTCATTGCCCACGAAGTCCTGCATGTCGCCCTGCGCCATCTGCCGCGCCGGCGCGGGCGCGAGCCGTTTCTGTGGAATGTGGCCTGCGACTTCGTCATCAACGACTGGCTGATCCAGATGGACGTGGGCCAGCCGCCTGACATCGGTCTGCTCTACGACCCGGAGCTGCGCGGGCTCAGCGCGGAAGAGATCTACGACCGCATCGCGGGCGATCTGCGCCGCATGCGCAAGCTGCGCACCCTGGCCGGTGGCCAGGGCGACATGCTGGAGCGTAATGTGCGAGTTCAGCGCAACGCGGGCGACTACACCGATATCGACGAGTTCTGCCGCACCCAGTTGGGCAAAGGCCTGCTGCGCCATGAGCAAAGCGCACGCGGGCTGCTGCCCGCGGGATTGATCGAGGAAATCCGCGCTCTGCTGCAGCCGCCGATTGACTGGCAGGTGGAGCTGGCACGCTGGTTCGATCACCACTTTCCGCCCATAGAGACGCGGCGCAGCTATGCCCGCATCAGCCGCCGTCAAAGCGCTACGCCCGATATTCCCAGGCCTCGTATTCAAGCCGACAGCCGCTGGCTGGAAGGGCGCACCTTCGGCGTACTGCTGGACACCTCGGGCTCCATGGAGCGCCATGTGCTGGCCAAGGCGCTGGGCACCATCGCAAGCTACGCCGACGCCAAGGATGTGCCCGCTGCGCGCTTGATCTGCTGCGACGCTGCCGCCTACGACCTGGGCTATCTGCCAGCCGCCGACATTGCCCAGCGCATCGCCCTCAAAGGCCGTGGCGGTACCGTGCTGCAACCGGGCGTGGATCTGCTGCTCCAGGCCGACGACTTTCCCAAGGACGGCCCCATCCTCATCATCACCGATGGCCAATGCGACCAGCTGCGCGTGCCGCGCGAGCATGCCTATCTGCTGCCTGCGGGCCGCAGGCTGCCGTTTCGCACAGCTGCGCCCATATTTGTGATGGGCTGAGATTCAAGATCAAGCAATAGCTGTCTCGTGCAGCGCATGCCACAGCACGCCGCCAGCTGCGACTTCCAGAATCGCCGTGGAATAGCGCGCATGGCTAACGCCGGCCAGCATATGTGTTTCGCGGTAGCGCAGCGCGACATGTGAGCCCGCCTGCCAGATGGTTGTCAGCTCATCCACCACCATCTGCAAACCGGGCCTGGCGCCAGCAGCGCCCTCAAACATCTGCTGTATCTGGGCACGCGTCACGATCCGGCCGCCTGTGGTGACCATGCTGAAGCCTTCGGCAAACACCTGCATCAGCGCCTTGATAGCGGCTTGGGCGGCTTCGCCCTTTTGAGTAAAAACGGTCTGGATCAGCGCATGCACATCGTTAATGCTTTGTGCGGCAGCTTTGAGGTTCTGGTCGTTCATGCCTGGCTTTTTTTCAAGCTGTGTAAACAGGTCAGCGGCAGCAGCCCAACCAGGGCGGCGACGGCGAAGCTTGCGTGATAGGCCGCCAGCGCACCGGTATGCGGCTGCAGCAGGTTGAAGATCATCAAAAACAGGGCCGCGCCCACGCTGAATGCCATCTGGCGGTTGATGTTCCAGACCACGCTGGCCTGGGGCAGTTTCGAGCCGTGAAAATCCATCAGCGCCGTGGTTTGCGCGGCATTGGCAGCCAGACCGCCGCCCAGGCCCATCAGGGCATAGGCCAGCACCAGGGTTAGCAGATCGCCCGCGCTGTTCACTGCCATCAAGCAGGCAATACCCAGGCTGTGCAGCAGCAGACTGACCACAAACAGCGGCCTCGCCCCCACGCGGTTGTAAATGCGGCCACACATCAGCATGGCCAGCAGCGCGCCGCCGGCATAGACCAGCATGAACATGCCCGAGCGCTGGGCGCTCAGTGCCAGCAGGTCCTGCAGAAAAAACAGGCTCAGCAGATTGACACCGGTAAACACGCCGGGCACGGCGTAGTACACGGCCATGGACACCCGCAGGCGTGAGCTGCGCAGCAGGCGCAGCTCGACCACCGGGTCTGCCGCTTTGCGCCAGTGGCGCAGATAGAGCGCGCTGGCTGCCAGACCCAGCGCAAGACACAGCAGCGCCCGAACCCGGCCACGGCCTGCACCGTACAGCGACATGCCCATGAGCACAGCAGTCAGTGCCGTACCGATCAGCAGCAGTCCGGTCATATCGGGCTTGACAGCAACCGACGGCTCGAATGACTCTGCCGAATCGCGCACCCAGCACCAGGCCAGCAGCGCGGCAGCCAGGGCCAATGGAATATTGGCAAAAAACACCCAGCGCCAGGAACTGCTGTCCACAATCAGCCCGCCCAGTCCCGGTGACAAAGCCGGTGCAATCAGGGCCACGGCCATGACAAGGGTGGAGATGCGTGCACGCTCCGCCCCCTGAAACAAGGCAAAGGCCATGGCCTGCCCCACAGGAATCAGCAGCCCGCCGGCCATTCCCTGCACGAAGCGCCAAACCACCACGGCCGTAAAACTGCCTGCCATGCCGCAAGCCGCCACAGCCAGTGCAAACACCAGCATGGAAACTGCCAGCAAACGCCGCGCGCCCCAGCGGCCGGCCAGCCACGTGCTGATGGGAATCACCAAGGTCAGGCCCAGGATGTAGGCATTTCCCACCCAGGCGGTGTCCAGGCTGGCTGTCTCGAACTCGGCAGCCAGGCGTGGCAAGGCGACTGCAGGCATGAAGATATTGATGCAGTCGATAAAAAACCCGGTCAAAAACACCAGGGCAATGCGGTAACGGTAGCTCATGTCTTTCCTTTGAGCTGCACATAGTAGGCAGCGCAGTTGCCCGCGTCGATACCGCTATGCTTGATACTTTGTTTGATCAAACTGAACAATGGCCGCCACCACAAGCACTGCCATCCACACCCAGCTTCACCGCGTGCAGACTTTTCTGGCCGTGGTGGAACTGGGCAGCTTCACCAAGGCCGCCGACTACCTGAACATCAGCAAAGCCATGGCCAGCTTGCATGTAAAGGCGCTGGAAGAAGCCCTGTCCATTACCTTGCTGGTGCGCAGCACGCGGTCGGTGGCATTGACGGAAAGCGGCCAGCAGTTCTATGACGAGTTCAAGCAGATCTTCGGCCATATCGAAGCTGCATTTGACAATGCCCAGCACGGCAGCCGCCGCCTGCGCGGGCAGTTACGCATCAGCACCACGGCCGAGTTTGGCGAGCGCTATGTGCTGCCGCTGATCCCGCAGTTTGTGCAGCGCTACCCAGGCATTGCCATCAGCCACGATGCCAATTCCTCGCTCAGTGACCTGGTAGCCGAAAAGCTCGACCTGGTTGTACGCCTGGGCAGCCTGGCCGATTCCAGCCTCAAAAGCCGCAAGCTGGCAGATTATGAAATCTGGCTGGTCGCATCGCCCCAGTTGACTGGCCTGCAAGCCGTGCAGCGGCCGCAAGACCTGGCCGATCTGCCCTGGATTGCCAACAGTAATCTGGACAGCCCCACGCACTGGGTGCTGGAAGGCGCACAGGGCCAGCAGACCGAGGTGCAGGGCCGCACCGCCCACCAGTCCAATTCATCGAGCACGATTCGGGCGCTGGCACTGGCGGGCCTGGGTGTCGCCGTGCTGCCCGACTGGCTGGTGCAGGACGATGTGCGCAGCGGCCAGCTGCAGCGCGTGCTGCCCGAGTACGCCCTGCCCAATCAGTCGATTCATCTGGTCTTCCCCGGCAGCCGCCACCTGCCGCGCAAGACACGGGTGTTCATCGACTTTCTGGCCGAGCATCTGGTGTGTTGATTGCCCACAAAAAACTCAAGACAAAACAACCTCTGACGCTTACCCAGAAAGCGCCAGCAGCTATCAAAAACATAAAATTCATGCCATGCGGCTGCGCCCTAGCCTCGGGCGTGGCCGTCTTGCAATCCGCACCAATCCGGGACACTACTGTTTAGCAGCTAGGCTTGGTGCTTACTCTTTGAACGGAAGCGAATCCTTGAGCACAGCCACCCTCCCCTCTTGCCCCCAATGCGGTCTGGACAACACCTATCCCGATGGCGATCTGCTGATCTGCCCCGATTGCGCCCATGAATGGTCGGCCCATGCAGAAACCATTGCCGATGAAGACAACGGCCCCCGCATCATCAAGGATGCCAACGGCACGCCGCTGGCCGACGGCGACAGCGTGCTGCTGGTCAAGGACCTGAAGGTCAAAGGTTCCTCTACCGTCATCAAAAAAGGCACCAAGATCAAAGGCATTCGCCTGGT
This window of the Comamonas testosteroni genome carries:
- a CDS encoding vWA domain-containing protein, producing the protein MAKAPTRDTPATQAYTQGLAMLQAHPIFSELSRSLGFVRSAQSCCPAHGWAQASLNHQRFTGQIDIHPKRMAKPEEWAYCLGRATLSYALELFQRDRSHWAQWSAACDVVTARFIQTIKLGRPPEGMELPDGLPQRDEAQWYVQFCEQGIPSWAQALSLAGPGQGGAHPSLALPEQWPEPASSTSKPQPYWRRYGNWPEMFAAGLARSVTQSVEMAAGVRREFGQSRAASSALDLARHWFMDSFPLLGSMVAAFDIIEDASICEREDISVAAVDEMLRTIYINPGPHLSELELRFVIAHEVLHVALRHLPRRRGREPFLWNVACDFVINDWLIQMDVGQPPDIGLLYDPELRGLSAEEIYDRIAGDLRRMRKLRTLAGGQGDMLERNVRVQRNAGDYTDIDEFCRTQLGKGLLRHEQSARGLLPAGLIEEIRALLQPPIDWQVELARWFDHHFPPIETRRSYARISRRQSATPDIPRPRIQADSRWLEGRTFGVLLDTSGSMERHVLAKALGTIASYADAKDVPAARLICCDAAAYDLGYLPAADIAQRIALKGRGGTVLQPGVDLLLQADDFPKDGPILIITDGQCDQLRVPREHAYLLPAGRRLPFRTAAPIFVMG
- a CDS encoding DUF4440 domain-containing protein, which translates into the protein MNDQNLKAAAQSINDVHALIQTVFTQKGEAAQAAIKALMQVFAEGFSMVTTGGRIVTRAQIQQMFEGAAGARPGLQMVVDELTTIWQAGSHVALRYRETHMLAGVSHARYSTAILEVAAGGVLWHALHETAIA
- a CDS encoding MFS transporter, which translates into the protein MSYRYRIALVFLTGFFIDCINIFMPAVALPRLAAEFETASLDTAWVGNAYILGLTLVIPISTWLAGRWGARRLLAVSMLVFALAVAACGMAGSFTAVVVWRFVQGMAGGLLIPVGQAMAFALFQGAERARISTLVMAVALIAPALSPGLGGLIVDSSSWRWVFFANIPLALAAALLAWCWVRDSAESFEPSVAVKPDMTGLLLIGTALTAVLMGMSLYGAGRGRVRALLCLALGLAASALYLRHWRKAADPVVELRLLRSSRLRVSMAVYYAVPGVFTGVNLLSLFFLQDLLALSAQRSGMFMLVYAGGALLAMLMCGRIYNRVGARPLFVVSLLLHSLGIACLMAVNSAGDLLTLVLAYALMGLGGGLAANAAQTTALMDFHGSKLPQASVVWNINRQMAFSVGAALFLMIFNLLQPHTGALAAYHASFAVAALVGLLPLTCLHSLKKSQA
- a CDS encoding LysR family transcriptional regulator; translation: MAATTSTAIHTQLHRVQTFLAVVELGSFTKAADYLNISKAMASLHVKALEEALSITLLVRSTRSVALTESGQQFYDEFKQIFGHIEAAFDNAQHGSRRLRGQLRISTTAEFGERYVLPLIPQFVQRYPGIAISHDANSSLSDLVAEKLDLVVRLGSLADSSLKSRKLADYEIWLVASPQLTGLQAVQRPQDLADLPWIANSNLDSPTHWVLEGAQGQQTEVQGRTAHQSNSSSTIRALALAGLGVAVLPDWLVQDDVRSGQLQRVLPEYALPNQSIHLVFPGSRHLPRKTRVFIDFLAEHLVC
- a CDS encoding zinc ribbon domain-containing protein YjdM — encoded protein: MSTATLPSCPQCGLDNTYPDGDLLICPDCAHEWSAHAETIADEDNGPRIIKDANGTPLADGDSVLLVKDLKVKGSSTVIKKGTKIKGIRLVYDNGDHDVDCKTDQGPFILKSEFLKKA